One part of the [Pantoea] beijingensis genome encodes these proteins:
- a CDS encoding ABC transporter permease yields the protein MTHLYWVALKSIWGKEVNRFARIWIQTLVPPVITMTLYFIIFGNLIGARIGDMHGFSYMQFIVPGLIMMAVITNAYANVASSFFSAKFQRNIEELLVAPVPTHIIIAGYVGGGVARGLCVGVLVTAISLFFVPFQVHSWSMVAITLLLTAILFSLAGLLNAVFARTFDDISLIPTFVLTPLTYLGGVFYSLTLLPPFWQSVSKLNPVVYMISGFRYGFLGINDVPLIFTLSVLVAFIVVFYAVVWGLIQRGRGLRT from the coding sequence ATGACACATTTGTACTGGGTGGCGCTGAAGAGTATTTGGGGCAAAGAGGTAAACCGGTTTGCGCGCATCTGGATCCAGACGCTGGTGCCGCCGGTTATCACGATGACGCTCTATTTTATCATTTTCGGTAATTTGATCGGCGCGCGTATTGGCGATATGCATGGCTTCAGTTATATGCAGTTTATCGTTCCCGGGCTGATTATGATGGCGGTGATCACTAACGCCTATGCTAACGTTGCTTCGTCGTTTTTTAGCGCTAAATTCCAGCGCAATATAGAAGAGTTGCTGGTCGCACCGGTCCCCACCCATATTATTATTGCGGGTTATGTCGGTGGTGGCGTAGCACGTGGTTTGTGTGTGGGGGTATTGGTCACGGCGATTTCGCTCTTTTTTGTGCCCTTTCAGGTTCACTCCTGGTCAATGGTGGCGATTACGCTGCTGCTGACGGCGATACTGTTCTCCCTCGCCGGTTTATTGAACGCCGTTTTTGCACGAACATTTGATGACATCAGCCTGATCCCGACGTTCGTGCTGACGCCGTTAACCTATCTTGGCGGTGTTTTTTACTCCCTGACGCTGTTACCCCCTTTCTGGCAATCGGTTTCGAAGCTGAATCCCGTTGTCTACATGATTAGTGGTTTTCGTTACGGTTTTCTCGGTATTAACGATGTGCCACTGATATTCACTCTGTCAGTGTTAGTCGCCTTTATCGTGGTATTTTATGCCGTGGTGTGGGGGTTGATACAGCGTGGGCGCGGGCTGCGGACGTAA
- a CDS encoding ABC transporter ATP-binding protein yields MTYALELEKLAKTYSGGVQALKGIDLNVEAGDFYALLGPNGAGKSTTIGIISSLVNKSSGKVRVFGYDLQHDVVNAKRQLGLVPQEFNFNPFETVMQIVANQAGYYGVEKREALKRAEKYLKQLDLWDKRSERARMLSGGMKRRLMIARALMHEPKLLILDEPTAGVDIELRRSMWVFLKELNAQGTTIILTTHYLEEAEMLCRNIGIIQSGELVENTSMKALLSKLKSETFILDLAPKSPLPQLDGFQYRLMDTSTLEVEVMREQGLNSVFSQLSAQGIQVLSMRNKANRLEELFVGLTQGKTGEKA; encoded by the coding sequence ATGACTTATGCACTGGAACTGGAAAAACTGGCTAAGACTTATTCCGGCGGCGTTCAGGCGCTCAAGGGGATTGATCTTAATGTTGAAGCCGGCGATTTCTATGCGCTCCTCGGCCCTAACGGTGCCGGTAAATCAACCACTATCGGGATTATTAGCTCACTGGTAAATAAATCATCCGGTAAAGTGCGCGTGTTTGGCTACGACCTTCAGCACGACGTGGTGAACGCTAAACGGCAGCTTGGCCTGGTGCCGCAGGAGTTTAATTTCAACCCCTTTGAGACAGTCATGCAGATTGTGGCAAATCAGGCAGGTTATTACGGCGTTGAAAAACGCGAAGCCCTGAAGCGTGCGGAAAAATATCTGAAACAACTCGATTTGTGGGATAAGCGTAGCGAACGTGCACGCATGCTTTCTGGAGGTATGAAGCGGCGGCTGATGATTGCGCGTGCGCTAATGCATGAACCTAAGTTGTTGATCCTTGACGAGCCAACAGCCGGGGTGGATATTGAGCTGCGCCGTTCAATGTGGGTTTTCCTGAAAGAGCTTAACGCTCAAGGCACCACCATTATCTTAACCACGCACTACCTTGAAGAAGCAGAAATGCTGTGCCGCAATATCGGTATCATCCAGAGTGGCGAGCTGGTGGAAAATACGTCCATGAAAGCGCTGCTTTCCAAATTAAAATCCGAGACCTTTATTCTTGATTTAGCCCCTAAAAGTCCGTTGCCACAGCTTGATGGTTTCCAATATCGTTTGATGGATACTTCAACGTTGGAAGTGGAGGTGATGCGTGAGCAGGGCCTGAATAGCGTGTTCAGTCAACTGAGCGCGCAGGGCATTCAGGTGCTGAGTATGCGTAATAAAGCTAACCGTCTGGAAGAGCTATTCGTTGGCCTGACGCAGGGTAAGACAGGAGAAAAGGCATGA
- the can gene encoding carbonate dehydratase, producing MKDIDTLISNNREWSKLLVEEDPGFFERLADAQKPRFLWIGCSDSRVPAERLTGLEPGELFVHRNVANLVIHTDLNCLSVVQYAVEVLEVEHIIICGHYGCGGVRAAVENPELGLINNWLLHIRDLWYKHSSLLGEFPPEKRFDKLCEINVIEQVYNLGHSTIMQSAWKRGQKVNIHGWVYGIQDGYLRDLKVTATNREILEQRYRHGISNLLSDPDFQR from the coding sequence ATGAAAGACATTGATACCCTTATCAGCAATAACCGTGAATGGTCCAAACTGTTGGTGGAAGAAGATCCGGGTTTCTTCGAACGCCTTGCCGATGCACAAAAACCCCGTTTCCTGTGGATTGGTTGCTCTGACAGCCGCGTTCCTGCCGAGCGTCTGACAGGGCTTGAACCCGGTGAGTTGTTCGTCCATCGCAATGTTGCTAACCTGGTTATTCATACCGATTTAAACTGCCTTTCCGTGGTGCAATACGCCGTTGAAGTGCTTGAAGTTGAGCACATCATCATCTGTGGTCACTACGGTTGTGGTGGCGTCCGGGCCGCGGTTGAGAATCCAGAGTTGGGGTTAATCAACAACTGGCTGCTGCACATCCGTGATTTGTGGTACAAACATAGCTCATTACTGGGCGAATTTCCGCCGGAAAAACGCTTCGATAAACTCTGTGAAATCAACGTGATTGAGCAAGTTTATAACTTGGGCCATTCGACTATTATGCAGTCGGCCTGGAAACGCGGTCAGAAGGTAAATATCCATGGCTGGGTTTACGGGATTCAGGATGGCTACTTGCGCGATCTGAAGGTGACCGCAACCAACCGGGAAATCCTCGAACAACGTTACCGCCATGGCATTTCAAACCTGCTTTCCGATCCCGATTTCCAACGCTAA
- the hpt gene encoding hypoxanthine phosphoribosyltransferase — MKHTVEVMISEAEIKSRVAELGKQISEHYRESGSDMVLVGLLRGSFMFMADLCRAIDVSHEVDFMTASSYGSGMSSTRDVKILKDLDEDIRGKDVLIVEDIIDSGNTLSKVREILRLREPKSLAICTLLDKPERREVQVEVEYVGFSIPDEFVVGYGIDYAQRYRHLPYVGKVIILEP, encoded by the coding sequence ATGAAACATACTGTAGAAGTCATGATCTCTGAAGCTGAGATCAAATCCCGCGTTGCCGAATTAGGCAAACAAATTTCAGAACATTATCGCGAGAGCGGCAGCGATATGGTGCTGGTTGGCCTACTGCGCGGCTCATTTATGTTTATGGCCGATTTATGCCGCGCCATTGATGTCTCCCACGAAGTGGATTTTATGACGGCTTCCAGCTACGGTAGCGGCATGTCCAGTACGCGCGATGTGAAGATCCTCAAGGATCTGGATGAAGACATTCGCGGTAAAGATGTCCTTATCGTTGAAGATATTATTGATTCCGGAAACACACTAAGCAAAGTGCGCGAAATATTGCGCCTGCGTGAACCAAAATCACTGGCGATTTGTACGTTACTGGATAAGCCAGAACGCCGCGAAGTGCAGGTGGAAGTGGAGTATGTGGGCTTCTCTATTCCGGATGAATTTGTGGTGGGGTACGGCATTGATTATGCCCAGCGTTATCGCCATCTGCCCTATGTTGGAAAAGTGATTATTCTGGAACCGTAA